One window of Streptomyces sp. FIT100 genomic DNA carries:
- a CDS encoding type II toxin-antitoxin system PemK/MazF family toxin, which yields MRRGDVYLVDYEPVRGSEVNKARPAVIVSNDGANATVERTQRGVVTLVPLTTNTSRVYPFQVLLSAAECGLPKDSKVQCEQVRALAPERLLRRLGSVPRQRMAEIDTALRRHLAL from the coding sequence TCTACCTCGTCGACTATGAGCCGGTGAGGGGCAGCGAGGTGAACAAGGCACGTCCGGCGGTGATCGTTTCGAACGACGGCGCCAACGCGACCGTGGAGCGCACACAGCGTGGTGTGGTCACCCTGGTGCCGTTGACGACGAACACATCACGTGTCTATCCCTTCCAGGTCCTGCTCTCAGCGGCCGAATGCGGTCTGCCGAAGGACTCCAAGGTGCAGTGCGAGCAGGTGCGCGCGCTGGCACCGGAGCGCCTGCTGCGGCGCCTCGGCTCCGTGCCGCGCCAGCGCATGGCCGAGATCGATACGGCCCTCCGCCGTC